Genomic DNA from Ictidomys tridecemlineatus isolate mIctTri1 chromosome 6, mIctTri1.hap1, whole genome shotgun sequence:
AAAGGAAGCAGGCTGAGAGGTGTCCTGGTTGATGGCAGGGCAGACAGAGCCCGAGGACACTTTCAACTTTCCAAGGGCAAAGGTGTGAGAGGACAAAGGCCAGGAGGTGGGACTGGACTTGGAAGTGGGTTTGGGATCCAGGTGGACAGGTATAAATTGTGTAGGTTCCAGTCACTTGTGATTCCATCAGAGGGAAAGGTCTTGGGTATGGGGGAGGAGCCAGGGTCCTGAGAGCTTGTCAGTCAGGAACTGGAGGTGGACACAGGTGGACAGAGACCACTTCAACTTTTCTGTGCTGGGGACTTGCGCCTCACTGCTCCCCTCTGTGACCCTGTCTTCTGCTCTGTACAGTGGGCCACTAGTGGTCGCCACTGATGATATCCTGATTGGCAAAGTCCTTGTTGCCGCGTCCAAAAAGTTGGATCCAAACTGAGTTAGTCCACTTTACAGGGTGTGACTCCCAGCCTCATGTTCCCACATGTCAATACCAGGTCTCTTCCCGGAGTTAGCACACTGCAGAGTCCCTGGGTCTTTTGTGTTGAGGCGAAGGTCTGCAGCCCAGCAGGGAGTTCAGCTGGACAAATACGTGGCCCTTTTGCCTACAGATGCGGTTCCGTTTTGGTGACGTGTTCAGCCTGCAGCTGGCCTGGAAGCCTGTCATTGTGCTCAATGGGCTGGCCGCTGTGCGGGAGGCGCTGGTGAACCACAGCGAATACACCTCTGACCGCCCGTGGATGTCCATCTATGACCACCTGGGCTTAGGACCACGGTCTCAAGGTAAATTTCAGCAGCCGAAGAAATGGAAAACTGGGGGATGGATGGGTGTGGGCGGCTGATACCTGGAAATAGGGATGAGTGACTTCACTTTACCCAGGCCCATGTGTCCACTCAGGGGTGGACACATGGGCCTGGGTAGAGAAAAGCCAGAGATGCATATGTCCCAACTGAGTAGAAGAGGGATCCTATGACATCAGGGGAGGAGAAGGGTATGGGCAGATTCAGGCTTAGAAGCTGTCCCTGCCATTCTCAGGGGTGATCTTGGCAAGTTATGGGCCTGCCTGGCGCGAGCAGCGGCGCTTCTCTGTGTCCACCATGCGCAACTTTGGCCTGGGCAAGAAGTCCCTGGAGCAGTGGGTGACCAAGGAGGCCAGCTGCCTCTGTACAGCCTTTGCCAACAAGGCTGGTAGGTGATGGGCTGAGGGACACAGCAGGGATGATATGGGTAGGCCTGGGAGGCAGGACCACACCATGACTGGCCTGGTCCCACCCAGGAAGTCCCTTTAACCCCATGTCCctgctgaagagagcagtgtGCAACGTGATCTCCTCCCTCATCTATGCCCGACGCTTTGAGTATGATGAACAGCGCTTGGCCAAGATGCTGGACCTTCTGGAGGACACATTGAAGGAGGATTCCGGCTTGGTGCCCATGGTGAGGGGTTCAGGGGACTATCCAGAGCCAATTCTGTGCAACCAAGACTCCAAGCAGGGTTAGATGCAGGGGTGATGGGAGAGGGCATCCTGGAGAGGACACTGTAAGAGGGAAGGCCCGGAGGTGAGCACATCTCAAACAGTAGCAGGACAGGTGGGCCAGGGTCAGAGGGCTCCAGGAGAGGAAAATGAGCCCGTGCCCACTGTCCAGCTAACACACAAGCTCGAGATTCCCATGGTGGCTGCTCCTTCCGGCAGCCCAGGCCAGCAGAGAGCTTGGAGTCTGGCTCTGGGGAGGGAGCTGGTCACTGGGTGGGACAGGCAGGCCCGAGTCCACCCTAGAGGAGGCTGGGACCTGAGTGTGGTCGAGGAGAGAGAGGAGCACAGGAAGGACCCAGGTCCCCTCTGTGGCTGTCACAGGTGCTGAATGTGGTCCCAGTGCTCCTGCGCATCCCAGGGCTGCCTGGCAGGGTCTTCCCTGCACAGAAGGCCTTCATGGCCATGGTGGATGAGCTGTTGGAGGAGCACAGGATGACCTGGGACCCAGCCCAGCCACCGCGAGACCTGACTGACGCCTTCCTGGCGGAGGTGGAGAAGGTGAGGTGGGGCTGCCTGAGCCGGGCTAGGGGACCTAGGCTGAGGGTCCTGTGAGGCTCACCCAGCACCTGGTCTGATGGGTGTAGACTGGGAGGTCATTTGGTGACTTTCTTCCTCGGCTCCTGAGCCCACTGTGTCTGCCTCTGCACAGGCCAAGGGGAACCCTGAGAGCAGCTTCAATGATGAGAACCTGCGCATCGTGGTGCTTGACCTGTTCACCGCAGGGATGGTGACCACCTCGACCACgctggcctgggccctcctgcTCATGATCCTGCACCCAGACGTGCAGCGTGAGctgggatggggagggagagCTTTGAGACAAAAGGTCCCCTCATCTTAAGTGGGACATCTGTGTCACCCAGCATAAGCTGACCCAGTCCCCAATAAGCCTGATATCCTGCTAAGCTGGACAGAGCCCTGAGATAGGAGAGGGTCAGGGTGCAGGCCCCTGGGTGCTGACATACTGTGGGGTTGCTTCTCTGTCCAGGCCGAGTCCAACAGGAGATTGATGAAGTGATAGGGCAGGTGCGGCAGCCAGAGATGGGGGACCAGGACCGCATGCCCTTCACCATGGCTGTGATTCACGAGGTGCAGCGTTTTGGAGACCTTGTCCCTCTAGGTGTGCCCCACTTGACAATCCGTGACATTGAGTTGCAGGGCTTCTTCATCCCCAAGGTACGCCTGGGGCCCTCCTCCCAAGCTTCGAGTGACCAATAAGCTAGTGGCCCAGCATGGACACTGCCAGGGGAAGGAGGACTGGCATCTAGTTCCCCTTATTCCCAGTTCCCCTGGCACCACCTGGCCCAGCCTGAGTGGGTCTGGGAAGCAGAGAACCCGCCAGGCCAGTGCAGAACCACAGAGCCCAGGTTGTTGGGGGGAAGTAGATTAAAACATGCCTCAGATAGTTGTAGCAACTGCAGTGCTCAGGGACAGAGGTTAGTATGGGTGTCAACAGGGCCCTTGTCACCTGGCTCTGCCATCATGTCCACAAAGGATGCTGAGAGTCTGTGGCTCTGAGAGTTACTTCCAAGGGTTCAGTGTGGACCAACTAGAGTCTGCCCAGCCTGGTTCAGTGGTCAGGTCTGACATCCCCCTCCCAGTCCCTGCTCATGGCAGGCACCTCCTCCAGGGGACGACGCTCATCACCAACCTGTCATCTGTGCTGAAGGATGAGACAGTCTGGGAGAAGCCCCTCCACTTTCACCCTGGACACTTCCTGGATGCCCAGGGCCACTTTGTGAAGCGGGAGGCCTTCATGCCTTTCTCAGCAGGTACCTGTGgggcctccctgtccctccccaggGCCCCTTGGAGGTGTGG
This window encodes:
- the LOC101961588 gene encoding cytochrome P450 2D17 isoform X1, whose product is MAKVLEWPGEPGVPEELVDSTAAMGLLTGDALWALSVAVAVFLLLVDLMHRRQRWAARYPPGPLPLPGLGNLLQIDFQNMPSSFQKMRFRFGDVFSLQLAWKPVIVLNGLAAVREALVNHSEYTSDRPWMSIYDHLGLGPRSQGVILASYGPAWREQRRFSVSTMRNFGLGKKSLEQWVTKEASCLCTAFANKAGSPFNPMSLLKRAVCNVISSLIYARRFEYDEQRLAKMLDLLEDTLKEDSGLVPMVLNVVPVLLRIPGLPGRVFPAQKAFMAMVDELLEEHRMTWDPAQPPRDLTDAFLAEVEKAKGNPESSFNDENLRIVVLDLFTAGMVTTSTTLAWALLLMILHPDVQRRVQQEIDEVIGQVRQPEMGDQDRMPFTMAVIHEVQRFGDLVPLGVPHLTIRDIELQGFFIPKGTTLITNLSSVLKDETVWEKPLHFHPGHFLDAQGHFVKREAFMPFSAGRRVCLGEPLARMELFLFFTCLLQRFSFSVPPGQAQPSDYGVFGTIVTPSPYQLCAKSR
- the LOC101961588 gene encoding cytochrome P450 2D6 isoform X2 — translated: MAKVLEWPGEPGVPEELVDSTAAMGLLTGDALWALSVAVAVFLLLVDLMHRRQRWAARYPPGPLPLPGLGNLLQIDFQNMPSSFQKMRFRFGDVFSLQLAWKPVIVLNGLAAVREALVNHSEYTSDRPWMSIYDHLGLGPRSQGVILASYGPAWREQRRFSVSTMRNFGLGKKSLEQWVTKEASCLCTAFANKAGSPFNPMSLLKRAVCNVISSLIYARRFEYDEQRLAKMLDLLEDTLKEDSGLVPMVLNVVPVLLRIPGLPGRVFPAQKAFMAMVDELLEEHRMTWDPAQPPRDLTDAFLAEVEKAKGNPESSFNDENLRIVVLDLFTAGMVTTSTTLAWALLLMILHPDVQRRVQQEIDEVIGQVRQPEMGDQDRMPFTMAVIHEVQRFGDLVPLGVPHLTIRDIELQGFFIPKGTTLITNLSSVLKDETVWEKPLHFHPGHFLDAQGHFVKREAFMPFSAGGHALAPREENVRI